One Prosthecobacter dejongeii DNA window includes the following coding sequences:
- a CDS encoding phosphoribosylanthranilate isomerase, which yields MFPDLSTPPAVKICGITQEQQARDIITLGADALGINFWPKSKRYLPVEKAALWLPNVRAETCLVAVMVNPDAALLDQLMQEALVDILQLHGDESPAEVGRLLDAGAHVIKALQIRDRASLAQIGEYPCETVLLDAYNPGLYGGSGETFPWELAVIAQEEFPEKKIILSGGLTPANVRQAIQQTHPAGVDVASGVESGPGIKDLALVAEFIQEAKLG from the coding sequence ATGTTTCCTGACCTTTCCACTCCCCCCGCCGTCAAAATTTGCGGCATCACCCAGGAACAACAGGCTCGCGACATCATCACGCTCGGAGCGGATGCCCTAGGCATCAACTTTTGGCCCAAGTCTAAACGTTACCTGCCCGTAGAAAAAGCAGCCCTGTGGCTGCCAAACGTCCGTGCTGAGACCTGCCTGGTCGCAGTCATGGTGAATCCAGATGCCGCCCTGCTGGACCAGCTCATGCAAGAGGCCTTGGTGGACATCTTGCAACTTCATGGTGACGAATCTCCTGCTGAGGTAGGTCGTCTTCTGGACGCAGGAGCTCATGTCATCAAGGCCCTTCAGATTCGGGATCGGGCCTCCTTGGCCCAAATTGGCGAATATCCCTGTGAAACCGTTTTGCTGGATGCCTACAACCCTGGTCTTTATGGCGGCAGCGGCGAAACATTCCCGTGGGAGTTGGCCGTCATTGCCCAGGAGGAGTTTCCGGAAAAAAAGATCATCCTCTCAGGCGGCCTTACGCCTGCGAATGTGCGGCAGGCCATCCAGCAAACTCACCCAGCAGGTGTGGACGTGGCCAGTGGGGTAGAATCAGGCCCCGGGATCAAGGACCTCGCCTTAGTCGCAGAATTCATCCAAGAGGCAAAATTGGGCTAA
- a CDS encoding response regulator yields MESSLPTTSPPPRVLLAEESLPFRRVIREALTSFRQCEVDETPSAESAFELALRRPYQLFIFSVNLPDMSGILLDRLLSRAYPLAHPGSHTAPPVILMVRNEDTASHPNLMRDARVRGVMPYPPKLDLLLSLTAGLLPGHNIISSSSQSSPPSHVS; encoded by the coding sequence ATGGAAAGTTCTTTACCCACGACTTCCCCGCCGCCACGCGTTTTGTTGGCGGAGGAAAGCCTGCCGTTCCGCCGGGTGATCCGGGAGGCCCTTACCTCTTTCCGTCAATGTGAGGTGGACGAAACCCCTTCGGCAGAGAGCGCCTTCGAGTTGGCCCTACGGCGGCCATACCAGCTTTTCATTTTCTCAGTCAACTTACCGGATATGAGCGGCATCCTGCTGGATCGGCTGCTCAGCCGTGCCTACCCCCTTGCTCACCCAGGTAGCCACACGGCCCCCCCTGTGATCCTCATGGTCCGCAACGAAGACACGGCCAGTCACCCAAATTTAATGCGCGATGCCCGCGTGCGAGGCGTTATGCCTTATCCTCCTAAGTTAGACCTCCTACTGTCTCTCACGGCAGGTCTGCTTCCTGGCCACAATATCATCTCTTCTTCGAGTCAATCGTCACCGCCCTCTCATGTTTCCTGA
- a CDS encoding MotA/TolQ/ExbB proton channel family protein, translating into MTELISKGGPLVWLLMACMGFSIAIFLERLAYYHRVSMNIGEFLAGLAALIRKRNYAEALQEALATRVPAGRVIHAALLRHHAPRSQLKEIVQEAGQLEVPRLERYLGILNAIAHVGPLVGLLGTVIGLLDSFTNLSSANGITTPAEVARGVYQSLITSALGLVVAIPAYLCYAFLSARSRSIMHDLERAGVEIVNLIEDAKTTDNIVEFRQAAVDESAHGQVKGRSRSQRG; encoded by the coding sequence ATGACTGAACTGATTTCTAAAGGAGGACCTCTGGTGTGGCTATTGATGGCCTGCATGGGGTTTTCCATCGCTATTTTTCTGGAGCGTCTCGCTTATTATCACCGGGTGAGCATGAACATTGGTGAATTCCTCGCCGGTCTCGCCGCTTTGATTCGCAAGAGGAACTATGCAGAAGCCTTGCAGGAAGCCCTGGCCACCCGGGTGCCCGCAGGCCGTGTCATCCATGCCGCACTGCTGCGTCATCATGCGCCGCGCAGTCAATTAAAAGAGATCGTGCAGGAGGCGGGCCAGCTTGAGGTGCCACGCCTAGAACGTTATTTGGGCATTCTGAATGCCATTGCTCATGTGGGGCCACTGGTGGGCCTCCTTGGCACCGTCATTGGCTTGCTGGATAGTTTTACCAATCTTTCCTCTGCCAATGGCATCACCACCCCGGCTGAAGTGGCGCGTGGGGTGTATCAAAGTCTCATCACTTCGGCTCTAGGCCTGGTGGTGGCTATTCCCGCCTACCTTTGTTATGCCTTTCTCAGCGCTCGTTCCCGCTCCATCATGCATGATCTGGAGCGGGCAGGGGTGGAGATTGTGAATCTCATCGAAGACGCCAAGACCACGGACAACATCGTAGAATTCCGCCAAGCGGCGGTGGATGAATCTGCTCATGGTCAGGTGAAAGGACGCTCGCGCAGTCAGCGTGGCTAA
- a CDS encoding ExbD/TolR family protein: MKLESHLPRQSPWLYITPLLNAVLLLLVYYLLSRGFVIESGINVEKPRSSSRLTGFDHAHIITIAPGNEVPMYFDGRRVTFEELTQRLVDGRSGERRVIIHHDRQAPSGRVVEVINLAQELGFEAALSTTPSPAPLVP; the protein is encoded by the coding sequence ATGAAGCTCGAAAGCCACCTGCCGAGGCAAAGTCCCTGGCTCTACATTACGCCGCTGCTGAATGCCGTTCTGCTGCTGCTGGTGTATTATCTTCTTAGCCGAGGATTTGTGATTGAATCCGGCATCAATGTGGAAAAACCACGTTCTTCCAGTCGGTTGACTGGTTTTGACCACGCTCACATCATTACGATTGCCCCAGGCAATGAGGTGCCCATGTATTTTGATGGTCGGCGGGTGACTTTTGAGGAACTGACACAGCGCTTGGTAGATGGTCGCTCAGGCGAACGCCGCGTGATCATTCACCATGATCGCCAAGCACCCAGTGGGCGTGTGGTGGAGGTGATCAATCTCGCGCAAGAACTCGGATTTGAAGCCGCGCTTTCCACCACTCCCTCACCTGCGCCTCTGGTGCCATGA